Proteins co-encoded in one Sulfurimonas sp. HSL1-2 genomic window:
- a CDS encoding ribonucleoside-diphosphate reductase subunit alpha: protein MITILKRNGRREPLDITKIQKYTSAAVNGLTNVSQSELEVDAQIQFRDGTTSREIQETLIKTAVDKIDIDAPNWTFVAARLFLFDLYHRVNGFTGYCKLEKYFEKGEKEGRILLGLRAKYDLDDLDAYIDPERDLQFTYLGIRTLYDRYLIKDRNGDPIELPQHMFMAVSMFLAQNEDNPQEWAKKFYDMISKFEVMMATPTLSNARTTRHQLSSCYIGSTPDNIEGIFDSYKEMALLSKFGGGIGWDWTQVRSMGSYIDGHKNAAGGTVPFLKITNDIAIAVDQLGTRKGAIAVYLEPWHMDIIDFLDLKKNSGEERRRAHDLFPALWINNLFMKRVQEDGIWTTFDPLECKELSELHGEAFEKRYLELEQDESVLKERHKAKDLWKRILTSYFETGSPFLCFKDNANKANPNDHYGIIRSSNLCTEIFQNTQPNHYLIKLKFENGECLTYEEEELVKVDSGIEKPAKKVTALDSIGGQQIYIVEKEKVDGATAVCNLASVNLSRVNTKEDIDRIVPIAVRALDNVIDLNFYPLEKVKRTNARSRSIGLGVMGEAQMLAEAGISWGSQEHFDKIDEVMEAVSYNAIKASSNLSVEKGSYPEFNGSKWSRGILPMDHANAEVLNLVDRGGLFASAYDWESLRETIKTQGMRNGYLMAIAPTSSISILTGTTQTIEPVYKRKWYEENLSGLIPVCAPNLSPETWSFYTPAYDLDQTILVKAAAIRQKWIDQGQSLNIFITLDKASGKYLNEIYMLAWRLGIKSTYYLRSQSPEATNDVEDRSMECVGCQ, encoded by the coding sequence ATGATCACGATCCTCAAACGAAACGGACGCAGAGAACCGCTTGATATCACGAAAATCCAGAAGTACACTTCCGCAGCGGTCAACGGGCTGACAAATGTGAGCCAGAGCGAACTCGAAGTCGATGCACAGATCCAGTTCCGCGACGGCACCACGTCACGGGAGATTCAGGAGACCCTGATCAAAACCGCTGTCGACAAAATCGATATCGATGCACCAAACTGGACGTTTGTCGCCGCCCGTCTGTTTCTGTTTGACCTTTACCACCGCGTCAACGGTTTTACCGGTTACTGCAAACTGGAAAAGTATTTTGAAAAAGGGGAAAAAGAGGGGCGCATCCTGTTGGGGCTGCGTGCCAAGTATGACCTCGACGACCTCGATGCCTACATTGATCCCGAGCGTGACCTGCAGTTCACCTACCTCGGTATCCGTACCCTCTACGACCGCTACCTGATCAAGGACCGCAACGGTGACCCGATCGAACTGCCACAGCACATGTTCATGGCCGTCTCGATGTTCCTGGCGCAGAACGAGGATAATCCGCAGGAGTGGGCGAAGAAGTTCTACGACATGATCTCCAAGTTCGAGGTCATGATGGCGACCCCTACCCTCTCTAACGCACGGACAACACGCCACCAGCTCAGCTCCTGTTATATCGGTTCCACACCGGATAACATCGAAGGGATCTTCGACAGCTACAAAGAGATGGCCCTGCTTTCCAAGTTCGGCGGCGGGATCGGCTGGGACTGGACGCAGGTCCGCTCCATGGGTTCGTATATCGACGGCCACAAGAATGCCGCCGGCGGCACCGTACCGTTTCTGAAGATCACCAACGACATCGCCATCGCCGTTGACCAGCTGGGGACCCGTAAAGGGGCCATCGCCGTCTACCTGGAACCGTGGCACATGGATATCATCGATTTCCTCGACCTGAAGAAAAACTCCGGCGAGGAGCGCCGCCGCGCGCACGACCTCTTCCCGGCACTCTGGATCAACAATCTCTTCATGAAACGCGTCCAGGAGGACGGTATCTGGACAACCTTCGACCCGCTCGAATGCAAAGAGCTCTCCGAACTCCACGGCGAGGCGTTTGAAAAACGTTATCTTGAACTCGAGCAGGACGAGAGTGTCCTCAAAGAACGCCACAAGGCGAAAGACCTCTGGAAACGTATCCTTACGAGCTATTTTGAAACCGGAAGCCCTTTCCTCTGTTTCAAGGACAATGCTAACAAGGCTAACCCGAACGATCACTACGGCATCATCCGCAGCTCGAATCTCTGTACGGAGATTTTCCAGAACACCCAGCCGAACCACTACCTGATCAAACTCAAGTTTGAAAACGGTGAGTGCCTCACCTACGAGGAGGAGGAGCTCGTAAAGGTCGACAGCGGTATCGAGAAACCGGCCAAGAAGGTCACGGCCCTCGACAGCATCGGCGGACAGCAGATCTACATCGTTGAAAAAGAGAAAGTCGACGGTGCGACGGCTGTGTGTAACCTCGCCTCCGTCAACCTCTCACGCGTCAACACCAAAGAGGATATCGACCGTATCGTTCCGATCGCCGTGCGCGCACTCGACAACGTCATCGACCTCAACTTCTACCCGCTGGAGAAGGTCAAACGCACTAACGCCCGCAGCCGCTCCATCGGTCTGGGCGTTATGGGCGAGGCGCAGATGCTCGCCGAAGCGGGGATCAGCTGGGGCAGCCAGGAACACTTCGACAAGATCGACGAAGTGATGGAAGCCGTCAGCTATAACGCCATCAAGGCGTCATCTAACCTCTCTGTCGAAAAGGGAAGCTACCCAGAGTTCAACGGTTCCAAGTGGAGCCGCGGCATCCTGCCGATGGACCACGCTAACGCCGAAGTGCTCAACCTCGTCGACCGCGGCGGCCTCTTCGCCTCTGCTTACGACTGGGAGAGTCTGCGTGAAACAATCAAAACACAGGGGATGCGCAACGGGTACCTGATGGCGATCGCCCCGACCTCCTCCATCTCCATCCTCACGGGCACGACGCAGACGATCGAGCCGGTCTACAAACGCAAATGGTACGAAGAGAACCTCTCCGGCCTTATCCCGGTCTGTGCGCCGAACCTGAGCCCGGAGACATGGTCGTTTTATACACCTGCGTATGACCTCGACCAGACCATCCTCGTCAAAGCGGCCGCAATCCGCCAGAAGTGGATCGACCAGGGGCAGAGCCTCAACATCTTCATTACCCTCGACAAAGCGAGCGGGAAGTACCTCAACGAGATCTACATGCTCGCCTGGCGCCTGGGGATCAAATCGACCTACTACCTGCGCTCACAGTCGCCGGAAGCGACCAACGACGTCGAAGACCGCTCTATGGAATGTGTGGGCTGCCAGTGA
- a CDS encoding low molecular weight protein-tyrosine-phosphatase has translation MRSVLFVCLGNICRSPLAEAILREKATEKGMDLRVDSAGTGSWHIGEPPCGHSVRIAQEHGLDIGAYRARQVSPDDAEAFDVIVGLDANNVADLERMGMANVYKLGDFGYGGADVPDPYFFPGFEGFEKVFSMIEHCCSGLLTRLETDLA, from the coding sequence GTGCGTTCGGTCCTGTTTGTCTGTCTCGGCAATATCTGCCGCTCGCCGCTGGCCGAGGCCATCCTGCGTGAGAAGGCGACGGAAAAAGGGATGGATCTCCGGGTCGATTCCGCCGGTACGGGTTCCTGGCATATCGGCGAGCCTCCCTGCGGACACTCGGTGAGGATCGCACAGGAACACGGACTGGATATCGGTGCCTACCGCGCCCGCCAGGTGAGTCCTGACGATGCGGAGGCCTTTGACGTCATCGTCGGGCTGGATGCAAACAACGTTGCCGATCTCGAGCGCATGGGAATGGCTAACGTCTACAAACTCGGTGATTTCGGCTACGGGGGTGCCGATGTGCCGGATCCCTATTTTTTCCCCGGGTTTGAAGGTTTCGAAAAAGTGTTCTCGATGATCGAGCATTGCTGCAGCGGGCTTCTGACGCGGCTGGAAACGGATTTGGCCTGA
- a CDS encoding AMP-binding protein, with translation MKIGKVWNEKFSREGFLYGTQPNAYLKEVMDALPRGARILFLGEGEGRNACYAAENGLEAHAIDASEVGLEKLQEMARNRGVTVEVTHLDLAHWEPEETYDAVLCSYLHLEEPLRTAVFVKALSIVNRGGVFAGEFFATSQIERDSGGPKSLDLLYELKSFEKLKRPWFDVETLEACSVELDEGKGHQGLADVIRVCFHRNSDPRFKITLPELTLSALLVRSTAAYGPRPILRNVDGSLTLTYAEFGEAVDALKSRLAAAGINRGDRVALCSENMPNWGVVYFAATTLGAVIVPILPDFHDNEVRHIIAHSQSRAVFVSAKKREALDEGILASIAMLVLTEDLSDDPTFAKRSPTILEKVKEGVKGSRHTDVLYKPSEDDLAAIIYTSGTTGSSKGVMLTHRALAYEALVSQSVVEVVSDDRFLSILPLAHTYECSVGFLLPMANGASVYYLSKVPTPKILIDAMAQAKPTVILSVPLVIEKIFKNRILPNFHKNALMRTLYAVPFIRRALHKIAGKKLLETFGGELRIFGVGGAPLSPMVEHFLADAAFPYAIGYGLTETAPLLAAGAPYKTKLGAIGPAVTSVDLRIVDPNDKGVGTVWAKGPNVMLGYYKDPVKTAEVLHEDGWFNTEDLGYLDADGYLFLSGRSKNVILGPSGENIYPEQIEAKIMEDELVEDALVYDVEKQLVARIHLNYEKLDEHMDITKLSDTEQHKEIEKLLERIKTETNESVSKFSKIARVIEQREPFVKTPTKKIKRYLYTNG, from the coding sequence ATGAAGATCGGCAAGGTATGGAATGAGAAATTTTCACGGGAGGGGTTCTTGTACGGTACCCAGCCCAACGCTTACCTCAAAGAGGTGATGGATGCACTTCCCAGGGGCGCGCGGATCCTTTTCCTCGGCGAAGGGGAGGGCAGAAACGCCTGTTACGCGGCGGAAAACGGTCTTGAAGCCCACGCCATCGACGCTTCCGAGGTCGGGCTGGAGAAGCTGCAGGAGATGGCGCGGAACAGGGGGGTCACGGTTGAGGTGACCCATCTGGACCTGGCGCACTGGGAACCGGAGGAGACCTACGACGCGGTGCTCTGCTCCTACCTGCACCTTGAGGAGCCGCTGCGCACGGCGGTGTTCGTCAAAGCGCTCTCCATCGTCAACAGAGGCGGTGTCTTTGCCGGTGAATTTTTTGCAACGTCGCAGATTGAGCGTGATTCGGGCGGCCCGAAATCGCTGGATCTGCTTTACGAGCTCAAAAGCTTCGAGAAGCTCAAGCGCCCCTGGTTCGACGTTGAAACGCTCGAAGCATGCAGTGTCGAACTGGATGAAGGGAAGGGGCACCAGGGGCTTGCGGATGTTATCCGTGTCTGTTTCCACCGCAACAGCGACCCGCGCTTCAAGATCACACTGCCGGAGCTGACACTCAGCGCACTGCTGGTACGTTCGACGGCCGCCTACGGGCCGCGGCCCATTCTGCGCAACGTCGACGGAAGCCTGACCCTGACATACGCCGAGTTCGGAGAAGCAGTCGACGCGCTCAAATCGCGTCTGGCGGCTGCCGGCATCAACCGCGGCGACCGTGTCGCACTCTGCAGCGAGAACATGCCCAACTGGGGCGTCGTCTATTTTGCCGCCACGACGCTCGGAGCGGTCATCGTCCCCATCCTGCCGGATTTTCACGACAACGAGGTACGCCACATCATCGCCCATTCGCAGAGCAGGGCCGTTTTCGTTTCGGCCAAGAAGCGCGAAGCCCTCGACGAAGGGATTCTTGCTTCGATCGCGATGCTTGTCCTGACCGAAGATCTCAGCGACGACCCTACATTTGCAAAAAGGAGCCCTACGATCCTCGAGAAGGTCAAAGAGGGGGTAAAGGGCTCCAGACATACCGATGTCCTTTATAAGCCCTCTGAGGACGATCTGGCGGCGATCATCTATACTTCCGGTACGACGGGGAGCAGTAAAGGGGTCATGCTGACGCACCGCGCGCTGGCATACGAGGCGCTCGTATCGCAAAGCGTCGTCGAAGTGGTCTCTGATGACCGTTTCCTCTCTATTTTGCCGCTGGCACATACCTATGAGTGTTCCGTCGGCTTCCTGCTGCCGATGGCCAACGGTGCGAGCGTCTATTACCTCTCGAAGGTTCCGACGCCGAAGATCCTGATCGATGCGATGGCGCAGGCCAAACCGACGGTGATTCTCTCCGTCCCGCTCGTCATCGAGAAGATCTTCAAAAACCGCATTCTGCCGAACTTCCACAAGAACGCTCTCATGCGCACCCTCTATGCCGTGCCGTTCATCCGCAGGGCACTGCACAAGATCGCCGGCAAAAAGCTTCTGGAGACCTTCGGGGGCGAACTGCGTATCTTCGGGGTCGGCGGGGCGCCGCTCTCGCCGATGGTGGAGCATTTTCTTGCCGATGCCGCCTTCCCCTATGCCATCGGCTACGGTCTGACGGAGACGGCACCGCTGCTCGCGGCGGGCGCACCCTATAAAACAAAACTGGGTGCCATCGGGCCGGCCGTAACGTCGGTCGATCTGCGCATCGTCGATCCGAATGATAAAGGGGTAGGGACTGTCTGGGCGAAAGGACCGAACGTGATGCTCGGGTATTACAAGGACCCGGTCAAAACAGCGGAGGTTCTGCATGAGGACGGCTGGTTCAATACGGAGGACCTTGGCTACCTCGATGCTGACGGCTACCTCTTTCTCAGCGGCCGTTCCAAAAACGTTATTCTCGGCCCCAGCGGCGAGAATATCTACCCGGAGCAGATCGAAGCGAAGATCATGGAGGATGAGCTGGTCGAGGACGCCCTCGTTTATGACGTGGAAAAACAGCTGGTAGCCCGCATCCATCTCAACTATGAAAAATTGGACGAGCACATGGACATCACGAAGCTCTCCGATACGGAGCAGCATAAAGAGATCGAAAAACTGCTCGAGCGCATTAAAACGGAGACAAACGAAAGCGTTTCCAAGTTCTCCAAGATCGCACGGGTCATCGAGCAGCGCGAACCCTTCGTCAAAACCCCGACGAAGAAGATCAAACGCTACCTCTATACGAACGGCTAA
- a CDS encoding protein-L-isoaspartate(D-aspartate) O-methyltransferase: protein MNAIAAMRNKKLAEAIRARIEISDGVFDAIASTNREVYVPNGFKQHAFKLDALPIGAAQWISSPLTVAKMTEYLQCDGADRVLEIGCGSGYQAAVLSHRFRGVFTIERIESLMREAKKRFRDEGITNIHTRTDDGQLGWPAYAPFDRILFSASAEHIPQAIIDQLAPRGVLVAPMVRDGGQVIVRYVKIGDQLIEEELEVCSFVPVLDGVQK, encoded by the coding sequence ATGAATGCCATTGCCGCCATGCGCAATAAAAAACTTGCCGAAGCGATCCGCGCAAGGATCGAGATCAGTGACGGGGTGTTTGACGCCATTGCATCGACGAACCGCGAGGTGTACGTCCCCAACGGCTTCAAACAGCACGCCTTCAAGCTCGATGCCCTGCCCATCGGTGCGGCACAGTGGATCAGCTCGCCGCTGACGGTGGCGAAGATGACCGAATACCTGCAGTGCGACGGCGCCGACCGTGTCCTGGAAATAGGCTGCGGCAGCGGCTACCAGGCCGCAGTGCTTTCACACCGCTTCCGCGGCGTCTTCACGATCGAGCGGATCGAATCGCTGATGCGCGAGGCAAAAAAGCGCTTCCGGGACGAGGGGATTACGAATATCCACACCCGTACCGATGACGGCCAGCTGGGATGGCCCGCCTATGCCCCCTTCGATCGCATCCTCTTTTCCGCCTCCGCGGAGCATATCCCGCAGGCCATTATCGACCAGCTCGCCCCCCGCGGCGTCCTGGTCGCGCCGATGGTGCGCGACGGGGGGCAGGTTATCGTCCGCTATGTTAAAATAGGCGATCAGCTTATTGAAGAGGAGCTTGAAGTGTGTTCTTTTGTACCGGTACTTGACGGGGTTCAGAAATGA
- a CDS encoding carbon-nitrogen hydrolase family protein translates to MTTSKPRPLCTLTFGTQGRLYDENLATLLSLIDDTPENAIVLAPEVCLTNFDYDTFERAADFAIVADEKLREKSRNRTLILTMIIRKEEGVFNVARVYHGGTLLHEQAKAKLFTIGEEEQWFAAGPSEAIVPFEVDGIRIGILICFELRFTALWEQLRGAEIICVPAQWGRLRAAHYDILGRGLAVANECYVLQSDTSNDDTTGQSGIITPFGECARNGGDALLVQPYEPAEVKKMRRYLDTGIR, encoded by the coding sequence TTGACGACTTCTAAGCCGCGTCCCCTCTGCACCCTGACCTTCGGGACGCAGGGACGCCTCTACGACGAAAACCTTGCCACGCTCCTTTCCCTGATCGACGACACGCCAGAGAACGCCATCGTGCTGGCGCCGGAGGTCTGCCTGACCAATTTCGATTACGATACCTTCGAGAGGGCCGCCGATTTCGCAATCGTCGCGGATGAAAAGCTGCGCGAAAAGAGCCGGAACCGTACGCTGATCCTCACGATGATCATCCGAAAAGAGGAGGGCGTCTTCAACGTCGCACGGGTCTACCACGGCGGTACACTGCTGCATGAACAGGCGAAGGCGAAACTCTTTACCATCGGCGAGGAGGAGCAGTGGTTCGCTGCCGGCCCTTCGGAAGCAATCGTTCCTTTCGAAGTGGACGGCATCCGCATCGGCATCCTGATCTGCTTCGAACTGCGTTTTACGGCGCTGTGGGAGCAGCTGCGCGGTGCGGAGATCATCTGCGTGCCGGCCCAGTGGGGACGGCTGCGCGCCGCGCACTACGACATTCTCGGCCGGGGGCTGGCCGTCGCCAACGAGTGCTACGTGCTGCAAAGCGACACCTCCAACGACGATACGACGGGCCAGAGCGGCATCATCACCCCCTTCGGCGAGTGTGCGCGCAACGGCGGGGATGCCCTCCTGGTGCAGCCCTATGAGCCTGCCGAGGTGAAAAAGATGCGCCGCTATCTTGATACGGGAATACGATGA
- a CDS encoding ribonucleotide-diphosphate reductase subunit beta: MQRKQIYNPDSHEHVNDRRIFGGNPTGIFELNNIKYQWAYNLWEMMLNNTWFPKEVDMTRDAIDYKNLTDAEKTAYDKALSQLIFMDSLQTNNLIDNVNPYVTAPEVNLILVRQSFEEALHSQSYAVMVDSISKNSAEIYELWRRDMMLKSKNDAIAAIYQRLAKEPTERNFVLACFANQILEGIYFYSGFTYIYTLARSGKMLGSAQMIRFIQRDEVTHLVLFQNLINTLKRERPDLFTADLKEEVYEMFKQAVELETAWGQYITQGQILGLTNDIVAQYIQYLADERLTKVGFEKLYNVTHPIKWVDDFSKFNDQKTNFFEGNVTNYSKGSLSFDDF, translated from the coding sequence ATGCAGCGCAAACAGATCTATAATCCGGATTCACACGAACACGTCAATGACCGCCGTATTTTCGGGGGTAACCCTACGGGTATTTTCGAGCTCAACAATATCAAATACCAGTGGGCGTACAACCTTTGGGAGATGATGCTCAACAATACATGGTTCCCCAAAGAGGTCGATATGACGCGTGACGCCATCGATTACAAGAATCTGACCGATGCGGAGAAGACGGCCTACGACAAGGCGCTGTCGCAGCTGATTTTCATGGACTCCCTGCAGACGAACAACCTGATCGACAACGTCAACCCCTACGTCACCGCTCCGGAAGTCAACCTGATCCTCGTGCGCCAGTCCTTCGAAGAGGCGCTGCATTCGCAGAGCTACGCCGTCATGGTCGACTCCATCTCGAAAAACAGCGCGGAGATCTACGAACTGTGGCGCCGCGACATGATGCTCAAGTCGAAAAACGACGCGATCGCCGCCATTTATCAGCGTTTGGCGAAGGAACCGACGGAGCGCAACTTTGTGCTCGCCTGCTTCGCGAACCAGATCCTGGAAGGGATCTACTTCTACAGCGGGTTCACCTACATCTACACCCTGGCGCGTTCGGGCAAGATGCTGGGTTCGGCGCAGATGATCCGCTTTATCCAGCGCGACGAAGTGACGCACCTGGTGCTCTTCCAGAACCTGATCAACACGCTCAAACGCGAGCGCCCGGACCTCTTTACGGCGGACCTGAAGGAGGAGGTGTACGAGATGTTCAAACAGGCCGTCGAACTGGAGACGGCATGGGGACAGTACATCACCCAGGGGCAGATCCTTGGGCTCACGAACGATATCGTGGCGCAGTACATCCAGTACCTGGCCGACGAGCGCCTGACGAAGGTCGGTTTCGAGAAGCTTTACAACGTTACGCACCCTATCAAGTGGGTCGACGACTTCTCCAAGTTCAACGACCAGAAAACGAACTTCTTCGAAGGGAACGTCACCAACTACTCCAAAGGCAGCCTCAGCTTTGACGACTTCTAA
- the typA gene encoding translational GTPase TypA: protein MQKIRNIAVIAHVDHGKTTLVDGLLSQSGTFSSHEQVDERAMDSNALEKERGITILSKNTAIRYKDHKINIIDTPGHADFGGEVERVLKMVDGVLLLVDAYEGVMPQTKFVVKKMIALGKKPIVVINKIDKPSAEPDRVVDEVFDLFVAMDATEDQLEFPIVYAAARDGIAKMDMGDEDGNFECLFEAILREIPEPEGDAGNPAQAQVFTLDYDNYVGKIGIARIFNGTIKKGDNVMLAKADGEMVKGRLSKLIGFHGLSRMEINEAEAGDIIAFAGFETVDVGDSVVDPSNPMPLDPMHIEEPTLSVVFSVNDSPLAGTEGKHVTSNKIKDRLEAEMQTNVAMRLETIGEGKFKVSGRGELQITVLAENMRREGYEFGIGRPEVIVKEIEGVKCEPFEHLVIDTPDEFTGTIIERLGKRKAEMKSMVPMGEGYTRIEFEIPARGLIGFRGMFLTDTKGEGVMNHSFLEFRPYSGTVESRQYGALISMEGGTAMAYSLFNLQDRGVLFIEPQDKVYEGMIIGEHSRSNDLTVNPIKGKAQSNVRSSGADEAIKLVPPRDMNLEKALEWIEDDELLEVTPENVRIRKRYLTENERKRNDRSKK from the coding sequence TTGCAAAAAATCAGAAACATTGCCGTCATCGCACACGTCGACCACGGTAAAACGACACTCGTTGACGGGCTGCTGTCACAGTCGGGTACTTTCTCTTCCCACGAGCAAGTCGATGAACGTGCGATGGACTCCAACGCCCTTGAAAAAGAGCGCGGGATCACCATTCTCTCCAAAAACACGGCGATCCGCTACAAAGATCATAAGATCAACATCATCGACACCCCGGGCCACGCCGACTTCGGCGGCGAGGTTGAGCGTGTCCTCAAAATGGTCGACGGCGTCCTGCTGCTCGTCGATGCCTACGAAGGGGTCATGCCGCAGACGAAATTCGTCGTCAAGAAGATGATCGCCCTGGGCAAGAAGCCCATTGTCGTTATCAACAAGATCGACAAACCGTCTGCCGAACCGGACCGTGTCGTCGACGAGGTATTCGACCTCTTTGTCGCGATGGATGCCACGGAAGACCAGCTAGAGTTCCCGATCGTCTACGCCGCGGCACGCGACGGGATCGCGAAGATGGACATGGGCGATGAAGACGGCAACTTCGAGTGCCTCTTCGAAGCGATCCTGAGAGAGATCCCGGAGCCGGAAGGCGACGCGGGCAACCCGGCGCAGGCCCAGGTCTTTACCCTCGACTATGACAACTACGTCGGCAAGATCGGGATCGCGCGTATCTTTAACGGAACGATCAAGAAGGGCGACAACGTCATGCTCGCCAAAGCCGACGGCGAGATGGTCAAAGGACGTCTGAGCAAGCTGATCGGTTTCCACGGCCTCAGCCGTATGGAGATCAATGAAGCGGAAGCGGGCGATATTATCGCTTTCGCCGGTTTCGAAACGGTCGACGTCGGTGACTCCGTCGTCGACCCGTCCAACCCGATGCCGCTGGACCCGATGCACATCGAAGAGCCGACCCTCTCCGTCGTCTTTTCGGTCAACGATTCACCGCTGGCGGGTACCGAGGGTAAACACGTCACGTCCAACAAGATCAAAGACCGCCTCGAGGCGGAGATGCAGACGAACGTCGCGATGCGTCTGGAGACGATCGGCGAAGGGAAGTTCAAGGTTTCCGGCCGCGGCGAACTGCAGATTACCGTTCTGGCTGAAAACATGCGCCGTGAAGGGTATGAGTTCGGTATCGGCCGTCCGGAAGTCATCGTCAAAGAGATCGAAGGGGTCAAATGCGAGCCGTTCGAGCACCTGGTCATCGATACGCCGGATGAGTTCACCGGCACCATCATCGAGCGCCTCGGTAAGCGCAAGGCGGAGATGAAGTCGATGGTACCGATGGGCGAGGGATATACGCGTATCGAGTTCGAGATCCCGGCGCGCGGCCTGATCGGCTTCCGCGGCATGTTCCTCACCGATACGAAAGGGGAGGGGGTCATGAACCACTCCTTCCTGGAATTCCGCCCTTATTCCGGTACGGTCGAAAGCCGCCAGTACGGCGCGCTGATCTCCATGGAGGGCGGTACGGCGATGGCCTACTCGCTCTTCAACCTCCAGGACCGCGGCGTCCTCTTCATCGAACCGCAGGACAAGGTATACGAAGGGATGATCATCGGCGAACACTCCCGCTCCAACGACCTGACCGTCAACCCGATCAAGGGCAAGGCGCAGTCCAACGTCCGTTCAAGCGGTGCCGACGAAGCGATCAAACTCGTTCCGCCGCGCGATATGAACCTCGAAAAAGCGCTGGAGTGGATCGAAGATGACGAACTGCTCGAAGTTACGCCGGAAAATGTCCGTATCCGCAAGCGCTACCTGACGGAAAACGAACGCAAGCGCAACGACCGCAGCAAAAAATAA